A window of Maioricimonas rarisocia genomic DNA:
AAGCAACTGCCTTCGATCCCCAGTTGTTCGAGGATGCGGTAGGCGACGTGATAGCTTTCGGGGTGAATCCACGTCCGGTCCAGTGCCTCGTCGCCACCGTTGACGCGAAGGAAGCCGGCTGCCTGGGTGAATTTCGCTTCGCCGATGCCGGGAACGTCGAGTAGCTGCCGGCGCGATTTGAAGCGACCATGCTCATCCCGCCACTGCACGACCCGCTGGGCCAGTAATTGGTTCAGTCCCGACACATGGCGGAGCAGGGCGGCGCTGGCGCTGTTGATGTCGACGCCGACGTAGTTCACACAGGACTCGATGACGCTCTCGAGCGATTCGTGCAGTGACTTCTCGTTGAGGTCGTGCTGGTACATCCCCACGCCGATGTGCTGCGGATCGATCTTCACCAGCTCACTCAACGGGTCGAGCAGTCGGCGGCCGATCGAGACGGTCCCCCGCACGGTCGCATCCAGATCGGGGAATTCGCTGCGAGCGGCGGCCGATGCCGAATAAACGCTGGCCCCCGCCTCGTTGACGATCACGTACCGGGCATCGGCGGAGTGCTCGGCAATCATCTCGGCGACGAGTTCTTCGGTTTCGCGGCAGGCGGTGCCGTTGCCGATCGCGATCAGCCGGCATTCGTGACTGGCGAGCAGGTTGGCCAGTTTCTGCTTTGTCGCGACCCGTTTCTCGGCAGAGCCCGTCACGTACACGACGTCGTGGGTGAGGAGGCCGCCCAGTTCGTCCAGCACGACAATCTTGCAGCCGGTGCGGAAACCCGGGTCGATGGCCAGAACCCGCTCTCCCTTGAGGGGGGGCTGCAGCAACAGGTTGCGAAGGTTGCGGGCAAAGACCGAGACGGCATGTTCTTCAGCCCGTTCGGTCAGCTCCCGGCGGACTTCCCGTTCGAGGCTGGCATGCAGCAGCCGCTGCGTCGCATCGGCCGCGCATTCCTGAAGGAAGTCGCCGAAGCGGTGACTGCTCAGACCCAGGATGCGGTCGATGGCTCCCAGCACCGCCTCGTCGTTCCAGGTGAGTTTGATCCGCAGCGCCTTTTCCTTCTCGCCCCGGTTGAGTGCAAGCACCCGGTGCGGAGGAACCTTGGCGACCGCTTCGGAGTACTCGAAGTAATCGCGGTATGGCTTGGCCGCCTCCGCTGTCGCGTCGACTGCTTTCGAGTTGAGCTGACCGGTTCGCCAGGTGATCTTGCGGACTTCGTCTCGAACGGCCGGGTCTTCGCCGATCCGCTCCGCCAGGATGTCTGCTGTTCCCTGCAGGACGGCGTCGACGTCGGCCAGTTCCTTTTCCGGATCGACGAAGTCAGCGGCGCGTGCTTTGAGGTTGGCGAACGATTTGTCGGCGTTCCAGATCGCATCGGCGAACGGTTCCAGGCCGCGCTGCCGCGCTGCCTCGGCACGGGACTTCCGCTTGGGACGGTACGGCAGGTACAGGTCTTCGAGACGCTTGAGCGAGTCGGCCGCTTCGATCTGTTTGCGGAGTGCCGGCGTCAGTTTTCCCTGGGCGTCGATCAGTCGCAGGATGGCGGTCGCCCGTTCGGCAAGCTGTCTGAGCGAGTTGACCCGCTGCTGGACATCGCGGATCTGTTCTTCATCCAGACCGCCGGTCCGCTCCTTGCGGTAGCGGGTGATGAACGGAACGGTGTTGCCTTCATCCAGCAGTGCCACCGTGTTGGCGATCTGCGACTCGCTGAGTTGCAGTTCCTTTGCGACACGCGCGGTGTCGATCGCAATCGAATCCATAAGGGAAGCTGTCCGACAGGCGCGAGACGGTGCCCGGTGAAAGGTGCGTCGGAAGGGATGCAGACCACTTTGGTATGCATCGCCGGTCTCGCGTGAGAAACCTCAACTGGAAAGGCACCGTACGACGACATCACCCAGCATGCTAACCCAGCTGAATGTTTCTGCAACGCCGCGGCACATTGGCAGGGATCGCGTGAAGCGCAGCGACGGGTCAGGTGCTGTGCGGGGCCCCGGAAGCGAGAGAGTTGCAGGGCAGGCTTTGCCTGTCGTGGGAAGCAACATGTAGGGTGCTGTCGCCAAAGGCGACGCACCAGTCGCACGTTGTTCACGTGTGATATGGTGCACGAGTGACATGCGATCGATGCGTCACGGGGTGATGAATTGAGTGTCGTCTCACGGAATGGTTCGTTAGCAGGTGGCTTGTCGTGCCGCACTCTGCCGGGCTCTTCCGTGCATGAGCGTTCAACCTCGGGCCAACTCTTGCGGCTGCGCCGCCCCCGTTTGGGAAACCGGGGGGACCCATTGCGCAGAATGAAATCCACAGCAGGGTTTCATGGCCTCGTTGCGCAGCGGCCATGCAGTTTCCGCAAGCCTCACGTTTCAGGCCTGATTCGCCACGCCCATCACTCCGCTGCGCTTCGTTCTGGGACGTGCCACGCGGTGCGACCGCTCACGCATGAGGGGCCCAGGTGGGGCCGACGTTCCTGTCTGCCGGCAAACCAGTTGAAGGCGCGTCGTGTCGCCCCTGGTGACTACCGGCGAATGACCACTTCCGAGCCGACGGTCAGCAGCTTGTAGACTTCCGCAACGTTCTCGTTGGTCAGCCGAACACAGCCGCGTGACTCCGCCTTGCCGATCGAGTCCGGCTCGATGGTGCCGTGGATGCCGTAGCTGTCACCCAGATCGATCCACCGCTCCCCAAGGGGGTTGGTCGGATCGTCATTGGCGATCACGCCATCGGGGCCGTAGTACGTCGGGTCTTCGAGCTTTTCTTTCACGGTGAAGCGGCCGATGGGAGTGGAGCCGTCCTTGCCAATGCCCACGGGATAACGGGCGACGAAGTATCCGTGTGCATGGATGGTGATCTGGAAGTCGCTCATGTCGACGACAGCCGAGAACGGACCGCGGATGACCTTCAGCTTCTGACCCGCCCGGATGCGGTGTGGTTCCACCCGGTTGAGGTCTGCCAGGTACTGCCAGCTGACGTCGTACCGGCGGGCGATCTGTTCAAGCCGATCACCCGGCTGCACTTCGCAGGCCGGCATGTAGTGAGGCTGCGGATGAAAGTAGATGCGGCGGGCGGTCTCTTCGAGCCGTCCCTTCAGCAGCGGCCAGGCGTCCAGGTGCTTCCAGTAGAGCGTCGAGAGCTGCCGGTGTGCCTCGACGTCTTGGCCCATTTCGATCAGCCGGTCAATCTCCGTGAAGTCGAACGGAGCGGCGCTGTTGGCGGCAGGCCCGAGGGCTGCCTGGGCGGGTGGTGTCGTGTCGGCAACGAGACGGATGGTGCTTTCACTCGATGCCGTTGATTCATGTTCGGCGTCCGCACGTGCAACCGTCTGCATCGGACGCGGGGACGCGTCGGTCGGGTACGGGCCGGTGGCAGGTTCCGGTTCGGCCTGCGGCGGCACCTCGAATGGAGAAGTGGCATCCGACGTGTCGGGCAGACTGGCCAGCGGCCAGCCCGGTTCCGACGAGATCTCTTCGCTCGTCGATTCGCCCGTGCCCGGAGTCAGCGGCGCCGGCTCGCCCAGGCTGACGGCGAACGGATTGTCTTCGACGGCAGCAATGGTTTCGTCGGTTTCGAAGTCGTCAGGCCGGGACGGTTCCGGAAGCGTGATCTCGGTGACGGTGGAATCCTGCGATGAGGCGGCACCGGGCGGTACGATCTCGAACGGCAGCAGATCGAAACGCCAGGCCGCAGTCAGGGCCGCAGCACCCAGCACGAGAAACCAGAACTGGAACGATTGCAGGGGATGACGACGCGGTGGGCGACGATCCATCAGGGCCTCCCGGAGACTCGCGACGGGACGTTCTTGGACAGGCCCGGCCCGAAGAGCCGGGGCGAAGGGGGCGGGACAATATCAGAAGATGCCGACCCCGACCATGCGAGTTTCCTGAGCTCCCTCTGTTGCTGACGCGGCACCGCGACCGCTCAGTCGACGCGGGGTGTCTCGCCGCGGGGCGTCTGGTTGTGCCTCGGCTCGGCCGGCACCGAGAAGTAGCCGTCACCGGTGTCGCGCGGCGGGTGGCGGTTCAACTTCCAGAGCTGTTCAGGTTGGGCCCATTCAGGAAACAGGGCGCATCCGCTGGCAGACAGCACGCAGGCTGCCAGCAGACCGAAGACAGTCTGCTTTCGGATCGGCATGGCAGAGACTTATTGGTCTGGGGGGATTGGACGTCTCGCGTGCGCGGCGGAAGGCCCAAAGTTCCGGCGCAAAGAGGCGCATCCAACGTCAATACGGATGGAATGGAGAGAGGGGAGGCGCGGAACCTAGCCGAGTTGCCACGATGAGGCAAGACCGATTCGTCGCAGACCGCGCACGCTACTCTTCGGCCGTCGTCGCGGGAGTCTCGGCCTGCAGCCGGAGCCGCTCGCTGTACGAACGCAGTTCGACAAATCGGTCCCGCAGGTTCAGTTCGACCTGATTGAGACCGCCGTTGGAGATCGGCCGCGTCCAGTCCATCAGCACGCGGCCGGTCGGCTTGTCGACCGCCAGCAGCCGCATTTCCTGAAAGACGACGTTCCGCTGCTGGCGATGCGTGACCGCGGTGAACAGCAGGATCGGCATCGCATCGAAGTGAGACATCAGCAGATTCTGGTTCTCGACTTCCTGCTTCCAGATGACCTGGCCGCTGTTTCGGTCCAGTGCGATCACGTGCCCGTTAACGTGAATCGATGGGGTACTGATGTACGAGTACTGGTTGGTCGGTCGTTCGAGAATCACATAGATGTGGTTGCGGTCTGCAAGCACGTAGCTGCGATGCAGCTCCTTGAACAACTTTGCCGGCAGCGGGCCGAACGGGCGGGCGTCGCCCGTGTCGAACTCGATCATCTGGCAGTTGCCGTCCGGATTGAGTACCAGCAGCGACCGGCCGTCGATGAGGCTGACGAATGCCGACCCGTTCAGAGGATGCGACCAGAGTTCGGTGCCGTCGTCGATTCGGGTGGCCCGGATCTGCAGTTTCGCGCCGTATGTCGCGCTGTCGCTCGCAACGCGGATGATCGCTTCGTCATGGACCGCGACGGCCTGCGGGATCAACTCGGTGAGATTCTCGATTTTGACGCGCTGGCCGTCGAGAGCCCGGACGGCAAACGCGTCCTCGGCTCGTGCTGGCACAACAAAGATCAACTCGTCGGTGCCGTGAACCATCGTCCGGGGCGGAATGTCTCCCAGCGACCACAGCCGGTCCCCGGTGCCGGAGTCGAATACGATGAATTCCCCCCGTCCGTGGCAGACGATGTAACGGCTGTTGGCCAGGGCCATCATCCCCGTCGGAGCGCGAAAGGTCGTCAGTCCCTGCCGGGCGGCGAACTGGCGGGCGGTTGTCAGTGCGTCGGTTCGCTCGTTGTCCGGATGGCGAGCGTACTCCGAGCCGCCGCGCATCGACATCGAAGAGGTCCAGGCCACTTCGCGGTCCAGCAGCGAGAGTGCATGCAGCGTACCCCGGTGCAGGGCAAACAACTGGTAGCCGACCGGAATCAGTCCCACGCTCTGGCTGTGAAGATGATGGGCGCCGTTCCGCAACGGGACCGACCAGTACGGCTGTTCGTCTGCAATCCGAATGGCGCTGAGCCGTTGCAGGTTCTGGTTGAAGGAAAAACGGTGCGTGGCATAGAACGGCTCGGGGGCGGCTTCGATGTCGACACCATGAACCGGCGAGCGGTTGTGGTGCCCGTTCCCGCGAACCATCTCGAACTCGTAGTCCGACCAGCGGGGGCCAACCGGCCCCGTCTGCCACGGCAGCGTCAGCCCCGCGGCCTCGGCGGCGGCTTCCATCTGTCGGGAGATGTCCTCCCGCTCGGGGGCTTCGAGTGCATCCAGCTCGGCGCGCGTTCCGGTGAGCCACCAGGCGGCGTCCTGATGGTGACCAGCTTCCGCCAGCAGTTCTGCCATTCGAATCCGGGCCAGTAACCGCTGCTTGTCGGAACCGCGCCGGATCACGCGCCACAACCGCAGCTCGGCAGCGGCAACGTCGCCAGCAGAGAGGAACGATTCCACCATCTGTTCCTGCAACGTAACGACCGCATCGTGGAAGCCGAAGCGGCGTTCGATCTGCTGCTGAACTTCCACTCCCTGGTCGGCAGCGGCTGCGATCTTCTCCCGAATCTTCTGGTCCAGCGCGCTGCGAACCTCCTCCGGGGCGGCGTTCCACAGGTCGAGGAACCGGCCGGCGAGCCAGACGTCGGAGCGCATCGTGCAACTGTCGACCTCGACCGTCTCCGGCATGTCGGTTCCGGTCAGCTCCCACAGAATCGTTGCCGCAGCTGAGTAATCCTCCCTCGCCAACGACCGCGCCAGTGCCAGCCTTCGCACCTCAAACTGCTCTTCGGGAGAGCCAGCCGCCTGCTGCAGTCGCTCGAACTCCGCGTCGCGTCCCGTTGGTTCGCCGGCGACGACCTCCGTCAACGATCGGAATCGAAGCTGCCGGAATGTGCGGGCAAGTTCATCGTTCTGTTCGGCGGCCGGCGGCGGAACCTGCTCGAGATGCGCGATGGCCGCGAGGTGATCGCCACCAATGATGTCGATCTGGGCAAGCTGAACCGCCGCCCACAGATCCTCCGGATCGCTTTCCTGTCGACGTTCGATCTCGGCGAGCACGGCACTGCGCTCTTCGAAACAGGTCAGCGCGATGGGCGTCGTTGACAGCAGATATCCGCGATGGGCCAGCAACGATCCAAGTTCGCCGTTGGTGCACCGTTCTTCGTCGAGGATCTCGCCGGTTTTCGCGTTGAGTGTGACGAGGACACCGTCCTGCATCGGGACATACAGCCGATCCTGCACGATGATGGCCCGACCGGAAGGGCGCAATCGTCCGGGGAGTTCGGTGGTCCACTTCATGCGTCCCCGCTGCGAGAGTGAAGCAGACTGGACCTGCCGCTGGCCGACGATCAGCACCTGGTCCTCGAAAACTCCGGCCGGATACAGCAGGTCTTCCTTCTCCAGATGCCAGGCTTTCTCTCCGGTGCGGAGGTCGAAGCAGATCAACTGCGGCCGCAGGTTGCCGAATTCATCGGGAAGTTCCGGCGGAGCGAACAGGACGTGGTGGCCGCTGACCAGTGGTGCCGTCGGAGACCAGCGCGTATTGAGTGACTGCAGGCTCTGGGTGGCGAATCCACGCATCCGGCGCCGATTATTGGCGTTCCGGGGCGTGTAGCGGTGGGCCCAGCGGAGCCGTCGGGTCTGACGGTCAATCGCGACCAGCCAGCCGACGGTGGTGGGGCAAATGATCATGCCGTCCGTGACCGCCGGCGGTGCGCCCCAGAATCGCCGCACCGTGTCCTGTTCGATGCCGGCCCCGGTCAGTGCGAGTGGCTGCGACCACCGGGGTTCGCCGGTCTGCGGATTGAGCACAAACAGCCGGATCTCGTGATCCTGCTCGCCAATGGCGAACAGATCGTCCCCTTCGATCACGGGTGGGCCCAGAAAGTAGGTGCCGGCGTGGGGAAGATCGAACGTCTCGCCCATCGCAGTGCCCCCCACCTGCCACAGCCGCCGTCCGCTCTCGAGATCGTAGGCGACCAGCCGGTTGGAGCTGACGTCGCGTCCCAGCGGATCCTGGGCTTCGCTGCGGTTCCAGAAGTAGTTGTAGTTCTGGGTTCCAAGAACCGCAGCATCTTCGATGACGAACAGTCGCTCTCTGTCGCTGCTGAGCCAACCGGTCGCGGTGTTGCGAAACAGGAAACTCGTCAGCGGGTGCTGATCGTGCCCCCCGCCGGTAAACCGCACATTGACTTGCGGCCGACGCGAGGCCGTTCCCGAGCGGGAGTCTTCGACTTCGCCCGTCAGCAGCTGTTCGGCGTTGAACCGGAAGCTGTACTCCCAGATCAGTTCGCCGCTTTCGACATCGATGACGGCGATGCCGCGATACGTCCGGATCGCCAGCTTTCCCTCGATGCTGAGTGTCGCGAAGACCGGGATCGTGGCGCGACCGCTGTCGTGCAGATCGAGCATCAGATTCTCGACCTGTGACGAAACGTGGTAACGGTTGGTCAGCGGCATGCTCCAGCGGGGAATCAGCAATGGCTCGTCACCGGCGGCAATGCCGGTGTGAGTCGCCGTTCCCAGTGGCAGCGGCCAGTCGTGCAGCAACGGAGTTCGGACGGGGCCGATCGCGGCTGTCGCGGCGGCGATCCATTCGTCGACCGTTTCCGGTACGGTGCCGAACAGTTGTTCCGAGAGTTCCCGGGACGCAAGCAGGCTTTCGGCCAGTTTGCGGGCAGATTCGTCGTCTCCGGTCGCCACGTGGGCAATCGCGGCCGCTGCAACGCGGGCCGGCGGGTGATCGGCCGGCTGATCGACCACACCCAGTCGCTCGTACCAGACTGCAGCCGTCGCGAAATCGCCGCGATCCAGAAGCGAGTCGGCGAGGCGTTCCGCGGCATCACGACCGGCAGCGGTGTGGAAGTAGCGGTCGATCTGCTGCCCCAGATCGCCGAGGTTTCCTTTCTCGAGGGCCTCCTGGATCGCAAGCCGTGCCGAGGCACCGTACAGCGTCTCATACGCCTGCCGGCCGGCCGGGGGAAGCTGGGCGATCGTGCGTTCCGCTTCCTCCTTCAGGGAGGTCCACTCGCCTCCCTCAGCCTGAGTGAGGGCGTCTCCCGGGTAGTCGAGCAGGGACTGGTACAGTTCGCAGGCGTCGCTCCATTTGCCGTTCTCGACCAGCTGTGCGGCCTGACGCAGTCGCCGCGTCAGTGCCGGATCGTGAAACGCCCGGCCATCGAGGTGGTCCCGATCCGGGTTGGTCGACTCGGCATCCTCCTCGTCGGGAGCGGCTGGCGGTGCCGCCGGCCCACCTCCGCCGAAGAGCTGCTGGATGATCCGGTTGACCGGGTTGCGGGGCGGATTCTGAGCGACGGCGGAAGTTTGGACGGATGCGATCGCAACGGCCAGCAGTGCCGTGAGCAGGCCCATTCTCCGCAGCGCTGCCGCGGATCGTCCCGGACGTCGAGGGACCAGACGGATCATGTGTTCACACCACCGGAAGGACAGGTCGGGCTCGAAACGGCGCAATCGCATGGATTTCAGTATATCTGTGTCGGGCGCCACTGCCACCGCTATCCGGCGGGGAGACCGGTTCGGCGAACACTCTACAAGCGTTTCGTCATCCGATACACTCGTTCGGTTGACGGGAATGTGGTCACTTCCTGCGCGTCTGACAGTCCAACACGAACAGAGAGTTGAAGAATATGGCGGTCACTGCCGTTGTCGGTCTGCAGTGGGGCGATGAAGCCAAAGGGAAAATCGTCGACCTGCTGACAGACCAGCACGAAATCGTGGTCCGGTATCTGGGTGGAAACAACGCGGGCCACACCGTCGTCTGCAACGGCCAGACGTACAAACTCTCCCTGCTCCCCTCGGGGATCCTCCGGGAGAACGTCGTTTCCGTCATCGCGACCGGTGTCGTCATCAACCCCCAGGCGCTGCTGCAGGAACTCGATTCCCTCTCGCGGCAGGGGGTCGAACCGGGCAAACTGCTCATCAGCGACCGGGCCCACGTGATCTTCCCCTACCATCTCGCCGAAGAAGCCGCCCTCGAACGTCACCGCGGCGCGAAGGCGATCGGCACGACGATGCGGGGCATCGGGACCTGCTACCGTGACAAGGCCGGCCGGACCCATGCCATTCGCATGGGAGACATGATGCGGCCGGCGCTGTTCCGCGAGCGGCTGGAAGACGTCGTCGCCCAGAAGAACGTCATCCTCAAGGCGCTCGATCCCGATCACGTTCCGCTCGAAGCCGGCGCGATCTACGAAGAATACACACAGTACATCGAGCGGCTCGGCCCGATGGTGACCGACACGACCGCCTTCCTGCACCGCGAGCTGAAGCGCAACGCCAGCATGTTGTTCGAAGCGGCTCAGGGCAGCCTGCTCGACATCGATCATGGGACATTCCCCTACGTCACTTCGTCGAACAGCTCCGGCTGTGGGATTCATCCCGGCAGCGGCGTTCCCGAACGGGTCATCGAGAAGATGATCGGCGTCGTGAAGGCGTACACGACCCGTGTTGGTGGTGGGGCATGCCCCACCGAACTCGAGGACGAGACCGGACAGCACATCCGCGACGAAGGGAATGAATACGGCACCGTCACTGGGCGGCCCCGCCGCTGCGGCTGGTTCGATGCCGTCGCGACCGGTTACGGGGCCCGCATCAGTGGCGTCGACTGCCTGGCCGTCATGCTGCTGGACGTGCTCAGCAAGCTCGATGAAGTGAAGATCTGCGAGGCGTACGAGATCGATGGCGAGCGGACGACCGACTTCCCGAGCCATATCGACGAGCTGGCCAAGGCGAAGCCGGTTTACCGGACGCTGCCCGGCTGGAAGAAGGACATCACCGGCGCCCGCAAGCTGAGTGACCTGCCGTCCGAAGCCCGGGCGTACATCGACTGCGTCGGCGAACTGGTCGGCGCTCCGGTCGAGATTGTTTCGGTCGGGCCGGATCGGGAGCAGACCGTACGGGGGTAACGTGAAGGAGTTCGAAGACAATCCGCTGGGGCTGATCCACTTCGTTGCCGACGAACAGGGGACACTCCACCGCGTCCTGCCCGAGGCTGTCGAAGCGGTCTGGGACGGCGAGGCACCGGTCTCGAGTCTGCCGGTCCCGATTGGCGACGAACTGCGGCTGGCGTTTGTGCTTTGCGATGCCGATCAGCAGCCGGCGATGACGTTCTTCCTGCGACTGCAGGTCAACGATGACGCGATCGACAGGGACTCTCGGATCGCCGCTCTGCGGGCGCTCACGGAACATCAGGGCCGCCGCTACGACAGCCCCGACGCCCGCTACCAGCTGGAAGGTTGGCCGACCGACTGGCGGACGCAGCTGGCTGTCGCGCTCGACGTGCCGGCCCGGCAGTTTCGCCGGCTGGGAATCGGCGGCCCGCTGCTGATGTCGGAGCTGTGGGGCGTGCCGGTCGAGCAGATCGTGGCGTACTTCGAGAGTGCCCGCCGCTCGTGACGCTGGAATCGGGAGGCCGGCGCAGCCCTGTAGGGCCGGTTCCAACCGGCCGCGATGGATTCTCAGGAAAGGAAGGGCAGACAGGAATCTCTGCCCCACTGACGTGCGGCGTCCGGCTCAGGCCTCGTCGCCCGGCTTTTCGACCGGGTAGCCGGCGTCGTTCCAGCCGCGCCAGCCGCCATCCATCGAGACGACGTTTTCGTATCCCATCTTCTGCAGGGCATCGACTGCCAGGGCCGAACGGTAGCCGCCGCCGCAGTACAGAATGATCACGTCTTCGGGATCGGGAATCTTCGCTTCGATGTCGCGCTCGATGACGCCCTTGCCGATATGAACCGCACCCGGCAGGTGTCCGCGGGCGTATTCGCTCTCCTCGCGAACGTCGACGAGGTGGAACGTTTCGCCGGCATCGAGGCGACTCTTGATGTCGTCGACGGTGCACTCGGCGACGCGGGACTTGGCGTCGTTGACGATGTCGAGAAACCGGGGGGCATGCTTCTTGGCCATGTCTCACTCCATTTCTTCAGCTCTGGGGCGTCCCTGCCGAAACGTCGATCGGCAATTCCTGTCGGACACTCCGCCACTTGCGACCGATCAGCGCAGGGCGGCGGAAAGCTTCTGTTCACAGGCCTGGATGACCTGCTGCTGGGCCGCATCGACTTCGTCGCCGGTCAGCGTCCGGTCATCCGCCCGGTAGGAAACCGAAAGCACGTACGACTTCTTTCCGGCCGGAATATGCTTGCCCCGGTACTGCTCAACGAACCGGACCGACTCGAGATGCTCGCCTCCCGCTTCCCGGACGACCTCTTCGAGCCGCTCCCACGTGACGTCTTCGTCGAGAATGAAGTTGAGGTCGCGGCTGACGGCCGGGTACTGAGGCAACGGCCGCAGCGTCGGGAACAGGTCGGCCGCTTCGGTCAGCACCTGCATGTCCAGTTCGACCGCGGTGACCGCTTCCCGGAGCTTCAAATCCTTCAGTGCCCCGTCCCGGTCCAGTTCGCCCATCCAGCCGCACGCCTTGCCATTGAGATAGAGCTCGGCACCGCGCCCGTCGACGAACTGGGGGATGTCGCTCGGCTTGAGTGTAATCTTCGCATCCCGGTCCAGCCGGGTGGCAATCGCGTCAACGATCCCTCGCATCTCGGCG
This region includes:
- a CDS encoding Tex family protein; its protein translation is MDSIAIDTARVAKELQLSESQIANTVALLDEGNTVPFITRYRKERTGGLDEEQIRDVQQRVNSLRQLAERATAILRLIDAQGKLTPALRKQIEAADSLKRLEDLYLPYRPKRKSRAEAARQRGLEPFADAIWNADKSFANLKARAADFVDPEKELADVDAVLQGTADILAERIGEDPAVRDEVRKITWRTGQLNSKAVDATAEAAKPYRDYFEYSEAVAKVPPHRVLALNRGEKEKALRIKLTWNDEAVLGAIDRILGLSSHRFGDFLQECAADATQRLLHASLEREVRRELTERAEEHAVSVFARNLRNLLLQPPLKGERVLAIDPGFRTGCKIVVLDELGGLLTHDVVYVTGSAEKRVATKQKLANLLASHECRLIAIGNGTACRETEELVAEMIAEHSADARYVIVNEAGASVYSASAAARSEFPDLDATVRGTVSIGRRLLDPLSELVKIDPQHIGVGMYQHDLNEKSLHESLESVIESCVNYVGVDINSASAALLRHVSGLNQLLAQRVVQWRDEHGRFKSRRQLLDVPGIGEAKFTQAAGFLRVNGGDEALDRTWIHPESYHVAYRILEQLGIEGSCFSGGTPPENVQEQLKSADVNALASDLEVGHPTLQDILASLARPGRDPRTDLPGPVFKQGVLRLEDLHEGMELTGTVLNVVDFGAFVDIGVKDSGLVHISRMSNGFVRNPHDVVSVGDVITVWVLDVDVDRHRVSLTMVRPGTPAAEKSPTQAPAGKQERRQQKPSGSSGSPKKSGRRKGGQRTPTPPLSAEQQSGAEPLRGFDELKQLWKKKQN
- a CDS encoding L,D-transpeptidase family protein: MDRRPPRRHPLQSFQFWFLVLGAAALTAAWRFDLLPFEIVPPGAASSQDSTVTEITLPEPSRPDDFETDETIAAVEDNPFAVSLGEPAPLTPGTGESTSEEISSEPGWPLASLPDTSDATSPFEVPPQAEPEPATGPYPTDASPRPMQTVARADAEHESTASSESTIRLVADTTPPAQAALGPAANSAAPFDFTEIDRLIEMGQDVEAHRQLSTLYWKHLDAWPLLKGRLEETARRIYFHPQPHYMPACEVQPGDRLEQIARRYDVSWQYLADLNRVEPHRIRAGQKLKVIRGPFSAVVDMSDFQITIHAHGYFVARYPVGIGKDGSTPIGRFTVKEKLEDPTYYGPDGVIANDDPTNPLGERWIDLGDSYGIHGTIEPDSIGKAESRGCVRLTNENVAEVYKLLTVGSEVVIRR
- a CDS encoding outer membrane protein assembly factor BamB family protein produces the protein MIRLVPRRPGRSAAALRRMGLLTALLAVAIASVQTSAVAQNPPRNPVNRIIQQLFGGGGPAAPPAAPDEEDAESTNPDRDHLDGRAFHDPALTRRLRQAAQLVENGKWSDACELYQSLLDYPGDALTQAEGGEWTSLKEEAERTIAQLPPAGRQAYETLYGASARLAIQEALEKGNLGDLGQQIDRYFHTAAGRDAAERLADSLLDRGDFATAAVWYERLGVVDQPADHPPARVAAAAIAHVATGDDESARKLAESLLASRELSEQLFGTVPETVDEWIAAATAAIGPVRTPLLHDWPLPLGTATHTGIAAGDEPLLIPRWSMPLTNRYHVSSQVENLMLDLHDSGRATIPVFATLSIEGKLAIRTYRGIAVIDVESGELIWEYSFRFNAEQLLTGEVEDSRSGTASRRPQVNVRFTGGGHDQHPLTSFLFRNTATGWLSSDRERLFVIEDAAVLGTQNYNYFWNRSEAQDPLGRDVSSNRLVAYDLESGRRLWQVGGTAMGETFDLPHAGTYFLGPPVIEGDDLFAIGEQDHEIRLFVLNPQTGEPRWSQPLALTGAGIEQDTVRRFWGAPPAVTDGMIICPTTVGWLVAIDRQTRRLRWAHRYTPRNANNRRRMRGFATQSLQSLNTRWSPTAPLVSGHHVLFAPPELPDEFGNLRPQLICFDLRTGEKAWHLEKEDLLYPAGVFEDQVLIVGQRQVQSASLSQRGRMKWTTELPGRLRPSGRAIIVQDRLYVPMQDGVLVTLNAKTGEILDEERCTNGELGSLLAHRGYLLSTTPIALTCFEERSAVLAEIERRQESDPEDLWAAVQLAQIDIIGGDHLAAIAHLEQVPPPAAEQNDELARTFRQLRFRSLTEVVAGEPTGRDAEFERLQQAAGSPEEQFEVRRLALARSLAREDYSAAATILWELTGTDMPETVEVDSCTMRSDVWLAGRFLDLWNAAPEEVRSALDQKIREKIAAAADQGVEVQQQIERRFGFHDAVVTLQEQMVESFLSAGDVAAAELRLWRVIRRGSDKQRLLARIRMAELLAEAGHHQDAAWWLTGTRAELDALEAPEREDISRQMEAAAEAAGLTLPWQTGPVGPRWSDYEFEMVRGNGHHNRSPVHGVDIEAAPEPFYATHRFSFNQNLQRLSAIRIADEQPYWSVPLRNGAHHLHSQSVGLIPVGYQLFALHRGTLHALSLLDREVAWTSSMSMRGGSEYARHPDNERTDALTTARQFAARQGLTTFRAPTGMMALANSRYIVCHGRGEFIVFDSGTGDRLWSLGDIPPRTMVHGTDELIFVVPARAEDAFAVRALDGQRVKIENLTELIPQAVAVHDEAIIRVASDSATYGAKLQIRATRIDDGTELWSHPLNGSAFVSLIDGRSLLVLNPDGNCQMIEFDTGDARPFGPLPAKLFKELHRSYVLADRNHIYVILERPTNQYSYISTPSIHVNGHVIALDRNSGQVIWKQEVENQNLLMSHFDAMPILLFTAVTHRQQRNVVFQEMRLLAVDKPTGRVLMDWTRPISNGGLNQVELNLRDRFVELRSYSERLRLQAETPATTAEE
- a CDS encoding adenylosuccinate synthase gives rise to the protein MAVTAVVGLQWGDEAKGKIVDLLTDQHEIVVRYLGGNNAGHTVVCNGQTYKLSLLPSGILRENVVSVIATGVVINPQALLQELDSLSRQGVEPGKLLISDRAHVIFPYHLAEEAALERHRGAKAIGTTMRGIGTCYRDKAGRTHAIRMGDMMRPALFRERLEDVVAQKNVILKALDPDHVPLEAGAIYEEYTQYIERLGPMVTDTTAFLHRELKRNASMLFEAAQGSLLDIDHGTFPYVTSSNSSGCGIHPGSGVPERVIEKMIGVVKAYTTRVGGGACPTELEDETGQHIRDEGNEYGTVTGRPRRCGWFDAVATGYGARISGVDCLAVMLLDVLSKLDEVKICEAYEIDGERTTDFPSHIDELAKAKPVYRTLPGWKKDITGARKLSDLPSEARAYIDCVGELVGAPVEIVSVGPDREQTVRG
- a CDS encoding rhodanese-like domain-containing protein; the encoded protein is MAKKHAPRFLDIVNDAKSRVAECTVDDIKSRLDAGETFHLVDVREESEYARGHLPGAVHIGKGVIERDIEAKIPDPEDVIILYCGGGYRSALAVDALQKMGYENVVSMDGGWRGWNDAGYPVEKPGDEA